A portion of the endosymbiont of Galathealinum brachiosum genome contains these proteins:
- a CDS encoding molybdopterin oxidoreductase: MASNKNEITVKVFSKQDIEDLKNDPNIANHGRRSFLKWSAIVSSQAVIGGGIVNLLASGKAQANDTFDNVTEWVYSVCGYCSFGCGLNIGVNSTGEAVAVRGNSNHPTNKGRVCVKGLYEHKILEAPDRGKWPLIRDTNGDWKKITWDEATTILSQKIIDGVDAKGKDSIATYNTGQWTLEEYYAFGKLGKGAIGTGTMDSNTRLCMAAAVVGYLTTFGSDGPPGCYDDVENTDCFFVIGMNPAEMHPQLWRRIALARSGSRAPKLIVVDPRRTLTARSADLHLALKPGTNLALMNGLIQQIIANNWTDSAYINAHTRNYDAMAATVAKYTPEYVSNITGCPAADIALAAKWIGESPEALSLFIQGVYQSMGATDTVRMICAMHLITGKIGRPGSAPFSITGQATAMSNREAGASSALAGYRNPYNPAHTGWLEDFWNVDRGKIPPRKPTPITSNKEYQDINSHVEMMKNGELSLFWIQCTNPAVTLPDLNKLYSYMDFDNPNRPYIVVQDIYEPMECTHFADMFLPAAMWGEKTGTYTCSERKVNLGRQAVQPAGYDLRADGYGAYADLEITKMMADKIASMDSRFADKDGNSVIGFNSYEEAFEEWKQVSTGTICDMSGMTYDRIEANEGIQWPSTPSDIYGGTRLYSDGRFNTNWDDTQGGTSDALWVDPDNLSRAYLWAKDYIEAPEVPDVNYPFWLITGRVIEHFHSRTKTKRVPQLHEMVPENYVEMHPADAAAMNISQGDLVRLTTRRGEIVIKALVVSTVRQGQVFVPMHFADLDPQDVAQNGGRLTATNRLTMNWVDPDCKQPIYKHCAVKLAKA, translated from the coding sequence ATGGCATCAAATAAAAATGAAATTACCGTCAAGGTATTCAGCAAACAGGATATTGAGGATCTAAAAAATGATCCCAATATCGCAAATCATGGTCGGCGTAGCTTTTTAAAATGGAGCGCAATCGTTTCATCACAGGCAGTGATTGGTGGTGGCATAGTCAACTTATTAGCCAGCGGTAAAGCTCAAGCCAATGATACATTTGATAACGTAACAGAATGGGTTTATTCCGTATGTGGTTATTGTTCTTTTGGTTGTGGGCTTAACATTGGCGTTAATTCAACGGGTGAAGCGGTTGCAGTACGCGGCAACTCTAATCACCCGACCAATAAAGGTCGCGTTTGCGTTAAGGGCCTGTATGAACACAAAATTCTGGAAGCACCGGATCGTGGTAAATGGCCACTAATCAGGGATACCAATGGTGACTGGAAAAAAATTACCTGGGATGAAGCAACCACCATACTTAGTCAGAAAATAATTGATGGTGTTGATGCTAAAGGTAAAGATTCCATAGCAACTTACAATACCGGTCAATGGACACTGGAAGAATATTATGCTTTTGGCAAGCTGGGTAAAGGCGCAATTGGTACTGGCACCATGGATTCCAATACACGTTTATGTATGGCTGCAGCAGTAGTTGGTTACTTAACTACTTTTGGTTCCGATGGTCCTCCAGGTTGTTATGATGATGTGGAAAATACCGATTGTTTCTTTGTTATTGGTATGAATCCCGCAGAGATGCATCCACAACTCTGGCGTCGCATTGCACTTGCACGCTCAGGTAGTCGGGCACCAAAATTGATCGTGGTTGACCCACGCCGAACACTCACTGCCCGCAGTGCTGATTTGCATCTGGCGCTTAAACCCGGTACTAACCTGGCGTTAATGAATGGTCTGATACAGCAAATTATTGCAAACAACTGGACTGACAGTGCTTACATTAATGCACATACTCGTAACTATGATGCTATGGCTGCAACAGTGGCTAAATACACGCCTGAGTATGTATCAAACATTACCGGTTGCCCTGCTGCTGATATTGCACTGGCGGCAAAATGGATAGGTGAATCACCTGAAGCCCTGTCGTTATTTATCCAGGGTGTATATCAATCTATGGGTGCCACCGATACGGTACGTATGATTTGTGCCATGCATCTAATCACAGGCAAAATTGGTCGCCCGGGTTCTGCACCATTTAGCATCACGGGTCAGGCCACCGCCATGAGTAATCGTGAAGCCGGAGCTTCATCTGCGTTGGCGGGTTACAGAAACCCTTACAATCCTGCCCATACAGGTTGGCTGGAAGATTTCTGGAATGTAGACAGGGGTAAAATTCCACCACGTAAACCAACGCCAATAACATCTAATAAAGAGTATCAGGATATCAACAGCCATGTGGAAATGATGAAGAATGGTGAGCTGAGTCTTTTCTGGATTCAGTGCACCAACCCGGCGGTTACATTGCCGGATTTGAATAAACTGTACTCCTACATGGATTTCGATAATCCAAACCGCCCCTACATTGTAGTGCAGGATATTTATGAACCGATGGAATGTACACACTTTGCTGATATGTTCCTGCCCGCTGCTATGTGGGGTGAAAAAACCGGTACGTATACCTGCTCTGAACGCAAAGTAAACCTGGGCCGTCAGGCAGTACAACCCGCCGGTTATGATTTACGTGCAGATGGTTATGGAGCTTATGCGGATCTTGAGATTACCAAAATGATGGCAGATAAAATCGCTTCCATGGATTCACGTTTTGCCGATAAAGACGGTAACTCAGTGATTGGCTTTAATTCATATGAAGAAGCCTTTGAAGAATGGAAACAGGTATCCACAGGCACCATCTGTGATATGAGTGGTATGACTTATGATCGCATTGAAGCCAATGAGGGTATTCAGTGGCCATCCACCCCATCAGATATTTATGGTGGTACTCGTCTGTATTCCGATGGACGCTTTAATACCAACTGGGATGATACGCAGGGCGGCACTTCAGATGCCCTGTGGGTTGATCCGGATAATCTAAGCCGAGCTTATCTATGGGCAAAAGATTATATCGAAGCACCAGAAGTGCCAGATGTTAATTATCCATTCTGGCTTATCACGGGGCGTGTCATCGAACATTTCCATAGTCGAACCAAAACTAAACGTGTGCCTCAATTACATGAAATGGTGCCGGAAAACTATGTTGAAATGCATCCAGCTGATGCTGCAGCAATGAATATTTCTCAGGGCGATCTGGTTCGCCTGACAACACGTCGAGGTGAAATTGTAATCAAAGCACTGGTTGTTAGCACTGTACGACAGGGACAGGTATTTGTTCCTATGCACTTTGCAGATCTCGATCCGCAGGATGTTGCACAAAATGGAGGACGCTTAACTGCAACCAACCGACTCACCATGAACTGGGTCGATCCGGATTGCAAACAACCTATCTATAAACACTGTGCCGTTAAACTAGCTAAGGCTTAA
- a CDS encoding peptidase: MEASSCSKAEPFALQVLGDSMQPEFMDGVVIVVDPEGVIRDGCYVVALDLKEEYTFRQYREHDEKHFLVPLNDLYETEEFKGPTHIKGVVVQQAGKRRKDRKFY; encoded by the coding sequence ATGGAAGCATCATCCTGTAGTAAAGCCGAACCTTTTGCATTGCAAGTTTTAGGTGATTCTATGCAACCTGAATTTATGGATGGGGTTGTTATTGTTGTAGACCCGGAAGGTGTTATCCGTGATGGCTGTTATGTAGTTGCACTGGATTTGAAAGAAGAGTATACATTTCGACAGTATAGAGAGCATGATGAAAAACATTTTCTCGTGCCTTTAAATGATCTATATGAAACTGAAGAATTTAAAGGGCCAACACATATTAAAGGTGTCGTTGTTCAGCAGGCAGGTAAACGCCGTAAAGATCGAAAATTTTACTAG
- a CDS encoding peptidylprolyl isomerase produces the protein MPAQKICRNKAVQFTYTIKDDEGNVVEQVDLPVNYVHGAGNMGLIDQLERAMEGRTMGDSIEVEIPPAEGFGEYDPDLTFTDDLENVPPQFRKVGAQVEMANGAGETKTFIVSKIEGDKLTVDGNHPLAGKVATFTVKVLEVRDATADEIQNGIANADTSVH, from the coding sequence ATGCCAGCACAGAAAATATGTAGAAATAAAGCAGTCCAGTTCACCTATACCATTAAAGATGACGAAGGAAATGTCGTCGAACAGGTAGATTTACCTGTTAATTATGTTCATGGCGCTGGCAATATGGGCCTTATAGACCAACTTGAGCGAGCAATGGAAGGCCGCACAATGGGTGATAGCATTGAAGTTGAGATTCCACCCGCCGAAGGTTTTGGTGAATATGATCCTGATTTGACATTTACCGACGATCTGGAAAATGTCCCTCCCCAATTTAGAAAAGTTGGTGCACAGGTTGAAATGGCTAATGGTGCGGGAGAAACTAAAACGTTTATTGTTTCAAAAATTGAGGGTGACAAATTAACGGTTGATGGTAACCACCCTCTTGCAGGTAAAGTGGCTACATTTACAGTTAAAGTGCTGGAAGTACGCGATGCAACTGCAGATGAAATTCAAAATGGCATCGCAAACGCTGATACATCAGTACATTAA
- a CDS encoding pyridine nucleotide-disulfide oxidoreductase, whose translation MAHIAIIGAGVGGLPCAYEMREELGNEHTITVINNRDHFQFTPSNPWVAVGWRTAKDIAVPLKPILDKKGIELIVDTVTELDAENNMLKFTTTAPLQYDYLVIATGPRLAFEEVPGSGPDGGHTSSICTSEHALTAYKQFQDLLDNPGPIVIGAMPFASCFGPAYEFAFIVDAELRKRKVRNKFPMTYVTSEPYIGHLGLGGVGDSKSMLESDLRAHDIKFITNAKTTKVEEGKLFAEELDTAGNVLKEHEIDFNFSMMLPAFKGVDAIANVEGLCNPRGFVLIDDHQRNPKYSNIYSAGVCVAIPPVEPTPVPTGAPKTGYMIETMATAIVKNIGHELKGEAPEKCGTWNAICLADMGDTGAAFVAIPQIPPRNVTWFKKGKWVHQAKIGFEKYFLRKMRKGKTDSVFEVFILKALGIEKLEK comes from the coding sequence ATGGCACATATTGCAATAATCGGCGCAGGCGTAGGCGGACTTCCCTGTGCATATGAGATGCGTGAAGAGTTAGGCAACGAACACACCATCACCGTTATCAATAATCGCGACCACTTTCAGTTCACCCCGTCTAACCCATGGGTTGCCGTTGGCTGGCGTACAGCTAAAGATATTGCCGTGCCATTAAAACCGATACTTGATAAAAAAGGCATCGAATTAATCGTTGATACAGTAACTGAGCTTGATGCGGAAAATAACATGCTCAAGTTCACCACTACTGCACCACTTCAGTACGACTATCTGGTTATCGCAACCGGGCCAAGACTGGCATTTGAAGAAGTTCCCGGCTCAGGCCCTGATGGCGGTCACACCTCATCCATCTGTACATCTGAACACGCTTTGACTGCATATAAACAATTTCAGGACTTACTGGATAACCCGGGCCCGATTGTTATCGGTGCTATGCCGTTTGCAAGTTGTTTTGGACCCGCTTATGAATTTGCATTCATTGTTGATGCTGAATTACGTAAACGTAAAGTTCGTAACAAATTCCCTATGACATATGTTACGTCTGAACCCTACATTGGTCACCTTGGTCTTGGTGGCGTAGGCGACTCCAAAAGCATGCTTGAATCTGATTTACGTGCGCATGACATTAAATTCATTACAAATGCTAAAACGACCAAAGTTGAAGAAGGAAAGTTATTTGCTGAAGAACTTGATACAGCAGGAAATGTATTAAAAGAGCATGAAATTGATTTCAACTTCTCTATGATGTTACCTGCATTTAAAGGTGTAGATGCTATTGCTAATGTAGAAGGCCTATGTAATCCACGTGGTTTTGTACTCATCGATGATCACCAACGCAACCCGAAATATAGTAATATTTACTCAGCTGGTGTTTGCGTTGCGATTCCGCCTGTTGAACCAACACCCGTACCAACGGGTGCACCTAAAACCGGTTATATGATTGAAACCATGGCAACCGCTATTGTTAAAAACATTGGTCATGAACTAAAAGGTGAAGCACCAGAAAAATGTGGCACATGGAATGCTATTTGTTTAGCTGATATGGGTGACACCGGAGCCGCATTTGTAGCAATACCTCAAATACCACCTCGCAATGTTACCTGGTTCAAGAAAGGAAAATGGGTTCATCAGGCAAAAATTGGTTTTGAAAAATACTTCTTACGTAAAATGCGTAAAGGTAAAACAGATTCTGTATTTGAAGTATTTATTTTAAAAGCACTAGGCATTGAAAAACTTGAAAAATAA
- a CDS encoding DUF2237 domain-containing protein: MSYSEMDESKNVFGEPLIVCGDNPLTGYYRDGFCNTCLQDVGSHTVCIEVSKEFLEYSRFKGNDLSTPMPEYGFPGLKPGDSWCLCAARWLEAQKESRAPRLHLTRTHIKALEIIPIELMRQYAVDLN; this comes from the coding sequence ATGTCATATTCAGAAATGGATGAATCTAAAAATGTATTCGGTGAGCCTTTAATAGTATGTGGAGATAATCCGTTAACCGGTTATTATCGGGATGGATTTTGTAATACCTGTTTACAGGACGTGGGATCTCATACGGTTTGTATAGAAGTTTCTAAAGAATTTTTAGAATACTCACGATTTAAGGGTAATGACTTAAGTACACCTATGCCCGAGTACGGTTTCCCCGGGTTAAAGCCGGGAGATAGCTGGTGTTTATGTGCGGCAAGATGGTTGGAAGCCCAAAAAGAAAGTAGAGCCCCGAGGCTGCACTTGACCCGTACACATATTAAAGCTTTAGAAATTATTCCTATTGAATTAATGCGTCAATATGCGGTAGATTTGAACTAG
- a CDS encoding homoserine O-succinyltransferase, with product MPLVAHNQLPSFNRLRGEGIKVLAPDAAQHQDIRELHIGLLNMMPDAALAATERQFFRLIGESNPIAQFYVHPFTLSELPRSEKTQLHIDQYYETFEQIKEQGLDALIITGANVIGSELSNQEFWKPLIEVADWAHENVTSTLCSCLATHAVLEFRYNQKRVPQGGKKWGVFPHRVTDQSHPLVTDINTRFDVPHSRWNDVSRQQFEQANLKVLAVGDNECVHLAASEDGFRTIFFQGHPEYDTISLLKEYKREVLLFIEGLRSDYPPFPEHYFNLKSSAILREYKSQVVNALKNNLDVAEFPESLVVHYLDNTWHDTAGEVVGNWVGLVYQLTHSDRKKPFMDEIDIKNPLNL from the coding sequence ATGCCATTAGTTGCCCATAATCAATTGCCCTCATTCAATCGCCTACGTGGCGAGGGTATAAAAGTGCTCGCACCTGATGCTGCACAACATCAGGATATCCGTGAATTGCATATCGGTTTATTAAATATGATGCCGGATGCTGCTCTTGCTGCAACTGAACGTCAATTTTTTAGACTCATTGGTGAGAGCAACCCTATCGCGCAGTTTTATGTGCACCCTTTTACTTTAAGTGAATTACCTCGTAGTGAGAAAACTCAATTACATATAGATCAATACTATGAAACGTTTGAGCAAATAAAAGAACAGGGTTTAGATGCATTAATTATTACCGGTGCAAATGTCATTGGTTCAGAATTGTCTAATCAGGAATTCTGGAAACCTCTTATTGAAGTTGCTGACTGGGCTCATGAAAATGTAACTTCAACTTTGTGCTCCTGCCTCGCGACGCATGCGGTTCTGGAGTTTCGTTATAATCAAAAGCGTGTGCCTCAGGGAGGTAAGAAGTGGGGTGTTTTTCCTCATAGGGTTACGGATCAATCGCATCCTCTGGTTACTGATATTAATACACGTTTTGATGTTCCTCATTCACGATGGAATGATGTAAGTAGACAGCAGTTTGAGCAGGCTAATTTAAAAGTGCTTGCTGTAGGTGATAATGAGTGTGTGCATTTGGCAGCATCAGAAGATGGGTTCCGGACAATTTTTTTTCAGGGGCATCCTGAATACGATACTATCTCTTTATTAAAAGAATATAAACGTGAAGTCTTATTATTTATTGAAGGTCTACGTAGTGATTATCCTCCGTTTCCTGAGCACTATTTTAATTTGAAGTCTTCAGCTATTTTACGTGAATATAAGTCTCAGGTAGTGAATGCTCTAAAAAATAATCTGGATGTGGCAGAATTTCCAGAAAGTTTAGTTGTACATTATCTGGATAATACCTGGCATGATACAGCTGGTGAAGTGGTGGGGAACTGGGTAGGCCTGGTTTATCAGTTAACTCATTCTGATCGTAAGAAACCGTTTATGGATGAAATCGATATAAAGAATCCATTAAATTTGTAG
- a CDS encoding ATPase, with amino-acid sequence MKFTVDEFRAWENKKVTLLGMSGVGKTYLSSMLRDSHWFHFSGDYRIGTRYLDEPILDMIKQQAMQVPFLNELLRNDWIYIRNNIKVHDLGPVLSFVGKLGNPELGGVELDDFVRHQSLYREAEVATMFDVPDFIEKAQSIYGYQHFINDVGGSLCELDEPGVIDTLAEHTLMLYIQVTNKEEEEKLIARAQSAPKPLYYRAEFLQEQLAIYLKENKLQYAAEMDPDEFTRWVFPRLFHSRIPRYEEIAKQGYTVTSEEVSKVKNEDDFLKLLEMAIKRTE; translated from the coding sequence GTGAAGTTCACCGTTGACGAATTTCGGGCCTGGGAAAACAAGAAGGTCACCCTGTTAGGTATGTCCGGGGTAGGTAAAACGTATTTATCAAGCATGTTGCGAGACAGTCACTGGTTTCACTTTTCAGGTGACTACCGTATTGGTACCCGTTATCTGGATGAGCCAATTCTGGATATGATCAAACAGCAGGCAATGCAGGTTCCATTCTTAAATGAGCTATTACGCAATGACTGGATCTATATTCGAAATAATATCAAAGTGCATGACCTTGGGCCGGTTCTAAGTTTTGTTGGTAAGCTGGGTAACCCTGAATTAGGTGGTGTAGAACTGGATGACTTTGTAAGACATCAGTCTCTTTATCGTGAAGCGGAAGTGGCAACGATGTTTGACGTACCTGATTTTATTGAGAAAGCACAAAGCATTTATGGCTATCAGCATTTCATTAATGATGTGGGTGGTAGTTTGTGTGAACTGGATGAGCCGGGGGTTATTGATACACTAGCAGAGCACACATTGATGCTCTATATTCAGGTAACCAATAAGGAAGAGGAAGAGAAGCTCATAGCAAGGGCGCAAAGTGCTCCCAAGCCACTATATTACAGAGCTGAGTTTTTACAGGAGCAGCTTGCAATTTATCTTAAAGAAAACAAGTTGCAATATGCTGCGGAAATGGATCCTGATGAATTTACCCGCTGGGTATTTCCACGATTATTTCATTCGCGTATTCCTCGTTATGAAGAAATTGCTAAGCAAGGGTATACAGTAACGTCTGAAGAAGTTTCTAAAGTAAAAAATGAAGATGATTTTCTTAAATTGTTAGAAATGGCAATTAAGCGCACGGAATAA
- a CDS encoding butanol dehydrogenase, protein MSIKSLINKMRRPSTATLGSLLIAGFVAGIIFWGGFNTAMEATNTEKFCIGCHEMKDNVYQEYKETIHYANRTGVRATCPDCHVPKPWIHKMVRKVQASNELLHKALGTIDTPEKFEEKRLQLAQNVWRSMKQTDSRECRNCHNYESMDFGEQQRRAVASHDKGLSEGETCIDCHKGIAHSLPALYEVDPSAVTGSAGH, encoded by the coding sequence ATGAGTATAAAATCATTGATAAATAAAATGAGACGCCCTAGTACAGCAACTCTTGGGAGTCTGCTAATAGCTGGTTTTGTAGCCGGTATTATTTTCTGGGGTGGATTTAATACGGCCATGGAAGCAACGAATACAGAAAAATTCTGTATTGGCTGTCATGAAATGAAAGATAACGTGTATCAGGAATATAAAGAAACCATTCATTATGCAAATCGTACCGGTGTAAGAGCAACATGTCCTGACTGTCATGTGCCTAAACCCTGGATACATAAGATGGTTCGTAAAGTACAGGCAAGTAATGAGTTATTACATAAAGCCCTGGGTACAATTGATACACCTGAAAAGTTTGAAGAGAAACGTTTACAGCTGGCTCAGAATGTATGGCGCTCTATGAAACAAACTGATTCGCGTGAATGCCGTAACTGTCATAACTATGAGTCTATGGACTTTGGTGAACAGCAGCGTCGAGCGGTTGCAAGTCATGATAAAGGTCTTTCAGAAGGCGAGACCTGTATTGATTGCCACAAAGGTATAGCGCATTCACTACCAGCATTGTATGAAGTTGATCCGAGTGCTGTGACCGGTAGTGCAGGGCATTAG
- a CDS encoding periplasmic nitrate reductase electron transfer subunit — protein sequence MKNSILAGLILMGSSVLISTTSGASGVTSLRGASDIEANSNEIVVKKNINDQAPIIRDYVQQPPLIPHKTKGYKINMKFNKCLTCHSWANYRKAGATKVSQTHFSGRDGEAMSNIAPRRYFCNQCHVPQADAKPLVENSFQPVKTIH from the coding sequence ATGAAAAATTCAATTTTGGCAGGGTTAATACTGATGGGTTCATCAGTGCTGATATCAACAACCTCAGGCGCGAGTGGAGTTACCTCGTTAAGGGGAGCATCTGATATTGAAGCAAACTCGAATGAAATAGTTGTTAAAAAGAATATTAATGATCAGGCGCCTATCATTCGTGATTATGTGCAACAGCCTCCATTGATTCCGCATAAAACAAAAGGTTACAAAATTAATATGAAGTTTAATAAATGCCTGACATGTCATAGCTGGGCAAATTATCGGAAGGCAGGTGCGACAAAGGTATCTCAAACACATTTTTCAGGACGTGATGGGGAAGCGATGTCGAATATAGCGCCAAGACGATATTTCTGTAATCAATGTCATGTTCCTCAGGCGGATGCTAAACCATTAGTAGAAAATTCGTTTCAGCCTGTAAAAACAATTCACTAA
- a CDS encoding quinol dehydrogenase ferredoxin subunit NapH — translation MVTKRADKIIGQDAIVKKGWLQAHKWLLLRRFSQLSILFLFLLGPLFGIWIIKGNMSSSLTLDTIPLTDPFVFLQTLFTGYIPELTVVTGAAIVALFYFIVGGRVYCAWVCPINIVTDVADWLRRVLKIKTSLSFSRMGRYGLLMVSLLLASVTGMLVWELVNPVTMIQRELVFGMGLSWLFIVGIFILDAFVSRRAWCSHLCPMGAFYSGLGQFSLIKVNALNREACNDCMDCFAVCPEPQVIKPALKGDADSSPIINSGNCTNCGRCIDVCAEDVFTIKHRFVKSNLLTSQHEVHL, via the coding sequence ATGGTAACTAAAAGAGCAGATAAAATAATTGGCCAGGATGCAATCGTTAAAAAAGGCTGGTTACAGGCACATAAGTGGTTATTACTTAGACGGTTTAGCCAGTTGAGTATTCTCTTTTTATTTTTATTAGGGCCCTTGTTTGGGATCTGGATTATTAAAGGTAATATGTCGTCCAGTTTAACGTTGGATACTATTCCATTAACCGACCCGTTTGTGTTTTTACAAACGTTATTTACCGGTTATATACCTGAGTTAACGGTGGTTACCGGTGCGGCGATAGTAGCCCTGTTTTATTTTATCGTGGGTGGACGGGTATATTGTGCCTGGGTTTGCCCGATAAATATTGTTACCGATGTAGCCGACTGGTTAAGACGAGTTTTAAAAATTAAAACTTCGCTGAGTTTTTCCAGAATGGGCCGATATGGTTTGTTAATGGTTTCACTACTGCTTGCTTCTGTGACGGGTATGTTGGTCTGGGAACTGGTTAACCCGGTTACTATGATTCAAAGAGAACTGGTTTTTGGCATGGGTTTATCCTGGTTATTTATTGTTGGCATATTTATTCTTGATGCTTTTGTTAGTCGACGTGCCTGGTGCAGTCACCTGTGTCCAATGGGGGCCTTTTATAGTGGGCTGGGACAATTTAGTTTAATAAAAGTAAATGCGTTAAACCGAGAAGCCTGTAATGACTGCATGGATTGTTTCGCAGTTTGCCCGGAGCCACAGGTAATTAAACCGGCCCTTAAGGGTGATGCTGATAGCAGCCCGATAATAAATTCAGGAAATTGTACAAACTGCGGTCGTTGTATCGATGTCTGTGCAGAAGATGTATTCACAATAAAACATAGATTCGTAAAATCTAACTTATTAACTTCACAACACGAGGTTCACTTATGA
- a CDS encoding ferredoxin-type protein NapG, translating to MSNPTNLTLQSRRRFLENISRAAGGAALFGIGLGLYSQQTKSLPSTAIRPPGVKDESDFLSACVRCGLCVRDCPYDTLKLSKLGESVALGTPYFDARDIPCEMCEDIPCVKACPTGALDPELTNIDDARMGLAVLIDQEACIAFQGLRCEVCYNVCPVMDKAITLDRQHNVRTGKHALFIPVVHSSDCTGCGKCEHACILDEAAIKVLPAKLAKGELGKHYRLGWEEKQKAGGSLVTPDLEHKYNLPEGTRYDFQGEGLIQPDDSPFNESALDRLNKGRL from the coding sequence GTGAGTAACCCAACCAACCTAACATTACAAAGCCGTCGCCGCTTTCTGGAAAATATTTCCAGAGCGGCTGGTGGTGCTGCTTTGTTTGGAATTGGGCTGGGTTTGTATTCACAGCAAACAAAATCATTACCTTCAACAGCAATACGCCCGCCGGGTGTAAAAGATGAAAGCGATTTTTTATCGGCCTGTGTGCGTTGTGGTTTATGTGTGCGTGATTGCCCATATGACACATTAAAACTTTCAAAGTTAGGTGAGTCTGTTGCACTGGGTACTCCTTATTTTGATGCCAGAGACATTCCCTGTGAAATGTGCGAAGACATTCCCTGTGTTAAGGCTTGTCCTACAGGTGCACTCGACCCCGAGTTAACGAATATTGACGATGCACGTATGGGGCTGGCAGTTTTAATTGATCAGGAAGCATGCATCGCTTTTCAGGGTTTACGTTGTGAGGTTTGTTATAACGTATGCCCGGTAATGGATAAAGCAATCACACTTGATCGTCAACATAATGTGCGTACGGGTAAACATGCTTTGTTTATTCCGGTTGTACATTCATCTGATTGCACGGGATGTGGAAAATGTGAGCATGCCTGTATTCTGGATGAAGCAGCAATTAAAGTATTGCCAGCTAAGTTAGCCAAAGGTGAATTGGGTAAACATTATCGTTTGGGCTGGGAAGAAAAGCAGAAAGCGGGTGGCAGTCTGGTTACTCCAGATTTAGAACATAAATATAATTTGCCTGAAGGCACTCGTTATGATTTTCAGGGTGAGGGCTTGATACAGCCTGACGATAGCCCATTTAATGAAAGTGCTCTTGATCGTTTGAATAAAGGTCGTCTGTGA